A section of the Bombus fervidus isolate BK054 chromosome 9, iyBomFerv1, whole genome shotgun sequence genome encodes:
- the Remo gene encoding remoulade isoform X4 → MRAILLFLILIQTRGETIQTCPKYCTCKLGAQAEWLRIKCSNELQNIRDINLDSVSVELVQLDLSKNDIYAIEANIFKNLTNLKRLNLSQNDITFIGENSFDGLGNLERLDLSKNQISTIDAHTFSKLPNLKRLDLSGNNISVVKPSLFHNLLALERLKLNENKLTSLMEGTFYGLKSLKQLDLSNNPWRCDCELYWFSNWIHNSSIKLNPAPKCVSPVNIKGEFVKKLKYSENIQCQWLAPTIELRPVHNQVVFAGDSITLKCRAPSITEDRNARLSWLWYPNTTSETVDLNTFLDPQKSLSNIKVDNRYLADSGIVDSSLSIVPVKEEHNGQWNCLLVSVNGNRTKAISVIVISEETRYCPLAVTKNNKGIYTWPKTIVGWRAELPCEGNHLSGLMQMPLKASYQCNITGYWENLNTELCPYISHITKSLEQFSKVNLSLTRISLLESAKKFKNYTGNTIKITDPIEVDFITQTIENYLNFVTEEKELGSILIDVISTLINVPKNILKKAEISFKSCTRLIKAVEKIIQFTPSIQFYKKNMALEEFRVKRDSFTGLICTWYSNNNPEIRFLQCTTNNRTSPINIKDRIIEASIHLPASLLQYSQEVTAHQLMISVYSNSRLFPKIINNDNMDIPSCVIGSKLYGMSIQNLTEPVYIMLKAPLYYYAGKKLLPVVWDETLNKSGGWTSDGCYLRNVLNNLIVFHCNRLGYYGLLQDTSTFDYNGNSISGAKFRYSNPAIYIGSIATVTCLVIMSVTYIICYTSIAMPKKAKHCVINTWFAMALLSFFYSIGIYQTENIPICQGVGLILHYLSLCCLLWMAVFASNMYKKLSKSDLEDIPDNELQDPPIPKPLLGLYLVGWGIAMIICGISGAINLREYAGYSYCFLTTAPALVALFVPAGFLIVYLSIFHLLIKCSIQNVDMNTQLSEGTQATENMDLELLEPNTNLSVGRNSARSAQTVLSDIDDSEHSQITQLKGQIIILILYLISWITAAAAITKPLSAYISFDETIFATLYSLFSSSLGIFILFFYGIARNDVRSQWLKMGCWFQKRKNQCCRTRSISDANPVIATQSLVHNLVPPMSNSQATQVTSDSNSIGSSRYTNRSQTYNAFKVTDIITSQEVSPVGRKMTNVNLVVLHRQQYRSDNSVTTYIEPTCVEMFYNPHQSGVARKFFRKQRRHTKNNNLGPRKQGDGGAMSDAGSCISVPRSTTKLDSNIDQTILSSSAKIAVVVSQRKEMFQCDLLLVKKVFLEIHGHQN, encoded by the exons ATGAGAGCTATTTTATtgttcttaattttaattcaaacaaGAGGAGAAACAATCCAGACATGTCCAAAATATTGCACATGTAAACTTGGTGCACAAGCAGAATGGCTACGTATTAAATGTAGTAATGAATTGCAGAACATTAGGGATATCAATCTTGATAGTGTGAGCGTGGAATTAGTTCAATT AGATTTGAGCAAGAATGATATTTATGCTATTGAAGCtaatatatttaagaatttgACAAATTTGAAACGTTTGAACTTATCGCAAAATGATATAACTTTTATTGGTGAAAATTCTTTTGATGGTCTTGGAAATTTAGAGAGATt gGATTTAagtaaaaatcaaatttcaacTATAGATGCTCATACGTTTAGCAAGTTGCCAAATTTGAAAAGGCT tGATTTGTCTGGCAACAACATAAGTGTGGTGAAACCatcattatttcataatttactGGCTTTAGAGCGCTT gaaattaaacgaaaataaattaacaagtTTAATGGAAGGTACTTTTTATGGTCTGAAATCTTTAAAACAGTT agATTTATCTAACAATCCATGGAGATGTGACTGTGAATTATACTGGTTTAGTAATTGGATTCATAACAGttctattaaattaaa TCCTGCCCCAAAATGTGTATCACCTGTAAATATCAAAGGTGAATTTGTGAAAAAATTGAAGTATTcagaaaatattcaatgtcAGTGGTTAGCTCCCACAATTGAACTTCGGCCAGTTCATAATCAAGTAGTATTTGCTGGAGATTCTATAACTTTAAAATGCAGAGCACCTAGTATAACAGAAGACAGAAATGCAAGACTAAGTTGGTTGTGGTATCCTAATACTACTTCTGAAACTGTAgatttaaatacatttctaGATCCACAAAAAAGTTTATCTAATATTAAAGTGGATAACAGATATCTTGCAGATAGTGGCATTGTGGACAg ttcTCTTAGTATTGTTCCTGTTAAAGAAGAACACAATGGCCAATGGAACTGTTTGTTAGTTTCTGTAAATGGTAATAGAACAAAAGCAATCAGTGTAATAGTTATCTCTGAAGAAACTCGTTACTGTCCTCTAGcag taactaaaaataataaaggtaTTTATACATGGCCAAAAACTATAGTAGGATGGAGGGCAGAATTACCATGCGAAGGCAACCACTTATCAGGTTTAATGCAAATGCCTTTAAAAGCTTCTTATCAATGTAATATTACGGGATATTGGGAGAATTTAAACACAGAATTATGTCCTTACATATCACATATAACAAAAAGTTtagaacaattttctaaaGTTAATCTTTCACTTACAAGGATCAGTTTATTAGAAAGTgcgaagaaattcaaaaattatacAGGAAATACCATAAAAATAACCGATCCTATTGAAGTTGATTTCATAACTCAAACTATAgaaaattacttaaattttGTAACTGAAGAAAAAGAACTTGGTTCTATATTAATTGATGTCATTAGTACTCTGATTAATGTaccaaagaatattttaaaaaaggctgaaatttcctttaaatctTGCACACGACTAATAAAAGCTGTAGAAAAGATTATACAGTTTACTCCATCTATACAATTTTACAAGAAAAACATGGCACTAGAAGAATTCAGAGTGAAACGTGATAGTTTTACAGGATTAATATGTACATGGTATTCCAATAATAATCCAGAAATACGATTTTTACAATGTACAACAAACAATAGAACATCCCcgattaatataaaagatagaaTAATTGAAGCATCAATACATCTACCTGCatctttattacaatattcacAAGAAGTTACTGCTCATCAATTAATGATTTCTGTATATAGCAATAGTAGATTGTTtcctaaaataattaacaatgatAATATGGATATTCCATCATGTGTTATTGGAAGCAAGTTAT ATGGAATGtcaatacaaaatttaactgAGCCTGTATACATTATGTTAAAGGCACCTTTGTACTACTACGCcggaaaaaaattattacccGTAGTTTGGGatgaaacattaaataaatcaGGAGGCTGGACAAGTGATGGTTGCTATTTAAGAAATGTATTAAACAACTTAATAGTATTTCATTGTAATAGATTGGGATATTATGGCCTTTTACAAGATACTTCTACATTTGATTACAATGGTAACAG CATAAGCGGCGCCAAATTTAGGTATTCAAATCCAGCAATATATATTGGAAGTATTGCAACAGTAACATGTTTAGTTATTATGTCTGTTACATACATTATCTGTTACACATCAATTGCTATGCCTAAAAAAGCAAAACATTGTGTTATTAATACTTGGTTTGCTATGgcattattatcatttttttatagtattggTATTTACCAAACAGAAAACATACCAATTTGTCAAGGTGTTGGTCTTATTCTGCATTACTTGTCTTTATGTTGTTTATTATGGATGGCAGTATTTGCAAG caatatgtataaaaaattatctaaATCAGATCTCGAAGATATTCCAGATAATGAACTTCAAGATCCACCAATACCGAAACCATTATTAGGACTGTATCTAGTTGGCTGGGGTATAGCTATGATCATTTGTGGTATATCTGGCGCAATAAATTTACGAGAATACGCTGGATATTCATATTGTTTTCTCACAACTGCTCCTGCTcttgttgcattgtttgttCCAGCTGGATTtctaattgtatatttatctatttttcatttactcATTAAATGTTCAATTCAAAATGTTGATATGAATACTCAGTTGTCTGAAGGTACACAAGCAACGGAAAATATGGATTTAGAATTATTGGAACCAAATACAAATCTTTCTGTAGGCAGGAATAGTGCACGCAGTGCACAGACTGTTTTATCCGATATTGACGATTCAGAACATTCTCAAATAACTCAACTGAAGggtcaaattattattttaattttatatttaatatcatggATTACTGCAGCAGCAGCTATAACAAAGCCATTAAGTGCATATATTTCGTTTGATGAAACTATATTTGCTACTTTATATTCCCTTTTTTCTAGTTCACTTGGAATTTTCATCCTCTTTTTTTATGGGATTGCACGAAATGATGTTAGGTCACAATGGTTAAAAATGGGTTGCTGGTTtcaaaaacgaaagaatcaATGTTGTCGAACAAGAAGTATCTCTGATGCAAATCCTGTAATAGCAACGCAATCATTAGTACATAATTTGGTACCTCCAATGTCTAATTCTCAGGCTACTCAAGTTACATCTGATTCGAATTCCATTGGTTCATCCAGATACACCAATAGGTCGCAAACTTATAATGCGTTTAAAGTTACAGATATTATAACCAGTCAAGAAGTTTCACCTGTTGGTAGAAAAATGACCAATGTGAACTTAGTTGTATTACATCGACAGCAATACAGATCTGATAATTCTGTAACAACATATATTGAACCAACTTGTGttgaaatgttttataatcCTCATCAAAGTGGAGttgcaagaaaattttttagaaaacaaCGTCGTcacacaaaaaataataatcttgGTCCTCGAAAACAAGGTGATGGCGGTGCTATGAGTGATGCTGGTAGTTGCATTTCTGTACCACGATCTACTACAAAATTAGATAGTAATATAGACCAAACCATCTTAAGTAGCAGTGCAAAA ATAGCGGTGGTAGTATCTCAGAGGAAAGAAATGTTCCAGTGCGATTTGTTATTGGTCAAGAAGGTCTTTTTGGAAAT ACATGGACATCAAAACTGA
- the Remo gene encoding remoulade isoform X3, whose protein sequence is MRAILLFLILIQTRGETIQTCPKYCTCKLGAQAEWLRIKCSNELQNIRDINLDSVSVELVQLDLSKNDIYAIEANIFKNLTNLKRLNLSQNDITFIGENSFDGLGNLERLDLSKNQISTIDAHTFSKLPNLKRLDLSGNNISVVKPSLFHNLLALERLKLNENKLTSLMEGTFYGLKSLKQLDLSNNPWRCDCELYWFSNWIHNSSIKLNPAPKCVSPVNIKGEFVKKLKYSENIQCQWLAPTIELRPVHNQVVFAGDSITLKCRAPSITEDRNARLSWLWYPNTTSETVDLNTFLDPQKSLSNIKVDNRYLADSGIVDSSLSIVPVKEEHNGQWNCLLVSVNGNRTKAISVIVISEETRYCPLAVTKNNKGIYTWPKTIVGWRAELPCEGNHLSGLMQMPLKASYQCNITGYWENLNTELCPYISHITKSLEQFSKVNLSLTRISLLESAKKFKNYTGNTIKITDPIEVDFITQTIENYLNFVTEEKELGSILIDVISTLINVPKNILKKAEISFKSCTRLIKAVEKIIQFTPSIQFYKKNMALEEFRVKRDSFTGLICTWYSNNNPEIRFLQCTTNNRTSPINIKDRIIEASIHLPASLLQYSQEVTAHQLMISVYSNSRLFPKIINNDNMDIPSCVIGSKLYGMSIQNLTEPVYIMLKAPLYYYAGKKLLPVVWDETLNKSGGWTSDGCYLRNVLNNLIVFHCNRLGYYGLLQDTSTFDYNGNSISGAKFRYSNPAIYIGSIATVTCLVIMSVTYIICYTSIAMPKKAKHCVINTWFAMALLSFFYSIGIYQTENIPICQGVGLILHYLSLCCLLWMAVFASNMYKKLSKSDLEDIPDNELQDPPIPKPLLGLYLVGWGIAMIICGISGAINLREYAGYSYCFLTTAPALVALFVPAGFLIVYLSIFHLLIKCSIQNVDMNTQLSEGTQATENMDLELLEPNTNLSVGRNSARSAQTVLSDIDDSEHSQITQLKGQIIILILYLISWITAAAAITKPLSAYISFDETIFATLYSLFSSSLGIFILFFYGIARNDVRSQWLKMGCWFQKRKNQCCRTRSISDANPVIATQSLVHNLVPPMSNSQATQVTSDSNSIGSSRYTNRSQTYNAFKVTDIITSQEVSPVGRKMTNVNLVVLHRQQYRSDNSVTTYIEPTCVEMFYNPHQSGVARKFFRKQRRHTKNNNLGPRKQGDGGAMSDAGSCISVPRSTTKLDSNIDQTILSSSAKVNNTNIHVELNPINDIKNVNILSDSGGSISEERNVPVRFVIGQEGLFGNTWTSKLMKKNICKVFHNNVV, encoded by the exons ATGAGAGCTATTTTATtgttcttaattttaattcaaacaaGAGGAGAAACAATCCAGACATGTCCAAAATATTGCACATGTAAACTTGGTGCACAAGCAGAATGGCTACGTATTAAATGTAGTAATGAATTGCAGAACATTAGGGATATCAATCTTGATAGTGTGAGCGTGGAATTAGTTCAATT AGATTTGAGCAAGAATGATATTTATGCTATTGAAGCtaatatatttaagaatttgACAAATTTGAAACGTTTGAACTTATCGCAAAATGATATAACTTTTATTGGTGAAAATTCTTTTGATGGTCTTGGAAATTTAGAGAGATt gGATTTAagtaaaaatcaaatttcaacTATAGATGCTCATACGTTTAGCAAGTTGCCAAATTTGAAAAGGCT tGATTTGTCTGGCAACAACATAAGTGTGGTGAAACCatcattatttcataatttactGGCTTTAGAGCGCTT gaaattaaacgaaaataaattaacaagtTTAATGGAAGGTACTTTTTATGGTCTGAAATCTTTAAAACAGTT agATTTATCTAACAATCCATGGAGATGTGACTGTGAATTATACTGGTTTAGTAATTGGATTCATAACAGttctattaaattaaa TCCTGCCCCAAAATGTGTATCACCTGTAAATATCAAAGGTGAATTTGTGAAAAAATTGAAGTATTcagaaaatattcaatgtcAGTGGTTAGCTCCCACAATTGAACTTCGGCCAGTTCATAATCAAGTAGTATTTGCTGGAGATTCTATAACTTTAAAATGCAGAGCACCTAGTATAACAGAAGACAGAAATGCAAGACTAAGTTGGTTGTGGTATCCTAATACTACTTCTGAAACTGTAgatttaaatacatttctaGATCCACAAAAAAGTTTATCTAATATTAAAGTGGATAACAGATATCTTGCAGATAGTGGCATTGTGGACAg ttcTCTTAGTATTGTTCCTGTTAAAGAAGAACACAATGGCCAATGGAACTGTTTGTTAGTTTCTGTAAATGGTAATAGAACAAAAGCAATCAGTGTAATAGTTATCTCTGAAGAAACTCGTTACTGTCCTCTAGcag taactaaaaataataaaggtaTTTATACATGGCCAAAAACTATAGTAGGATGGAGGGCAGAATTACCATGCGAAGGCAACCACTTATCAGGTTTAATGCAAATGCCTTTAAAAGCTTCTTATCAATGTAATATTACGGGATATTGGGAGAATTTAAACACAGAATTATGTCCTTACATATCACATATAACAAAAAGTTtagaacaattttctaaaGTTAATCTTTCACTTACAAGGATCAGTTTATTAGAAAGTgcgaagaaattcaaaaattatacAGGAAATACCATAAAAATAACCGATCCTATTGAAGTTGATTTCATAACTCAAACTATAgaaaattacttaaattttGTAACTGAAGAAAAAGAACTTGGTTCTATATTAATTGATGTCATTAGTACTCTGATTAATGTaccaaagaatattttaaaaaaggctgaaatttcctttaaatctTGCACACGACTAATAAAAGCTGTAGAAAAGATTATACAGTTTACTCCATCTATACAATTTTACAAGAAAAACATGGCACTAGAAGAATTCAGAGTGAAACGTGATAGTTTTACAGGATTAATATGTACATGGTATTCCAATAATAATCCAGAAATACGATTTTTACAATGTACAACAAACAATAGAACATCCCcgattaatataaaagatagaaTAATTGAAGCATCAATACATCTACCTGCatctttattacaatattcacAAGAAGTTACTGCTCATCAATTAATGATTTCTGTATATAGCAATAGTAGATTGTTtcctaaaataattaacaatgatAATATGGATATTCCATCATGTGTTATTGGAAGCAAGTTAT ATGGAATGtcaatacaaaatttaactgAGCCTGTATACATTATGTTAAAGGCACCTTTGTACTACTACGCcggaaaaaaattattacccGTAGTTTGGGatgaaacattaaataaatcaGGAGGCTGGACAAGTGATGGTTGCTATTTAAGAAATGTATTAAACAACTTAATAGTATTTCATTGTAATAGATTGGGATATTATGGCCTTTTACAAGATACTTCTACATTTGATTACAATGGTAACAG CATAAGCGGCGCCAAATTTAGGTATTCAAATCCAGCAATATATATTGGAAGTATTGCAACAGTAACATGTTTAGTTATTATGTCTGTTACATACATTATCTGTTACACATCAATTGCTATGCCTAAAAAAGCAAAACATTGTGTTATTAATACTTGGTTTGCTATGgcattattatcatttttttatagtattggTATTTACCAAACAGAAAACATACCAATTTGTCAAGGTGTTGGTCTTATTCTGCATTACTTGTCTTTATGTTGTTTATTATGGATGGCAGTATTTGCAAG caatatgtataaaaaattatctaaATCAGATCTCGAAGATATTCCAGATAATGAACTTCAAGATCCACCAATACCGAAACCATTATTAGGACTGTATCTAGTTGGCTGGGGTATAGCTATGATCATTTGTGGTATATCTGGCGCAATAAATTTACGAGAATACGCTGGATATTCATATTGTTTTCTCACAACTGCTCCTGCTcttgttgcattgtttgttCCAGCTGGATTtctaattgtatatttatctatttttcatttactcATTAAATGTTCAATTCAAAATGTTGATATGAATACTCAGTTGTCTGAAGGTACACAAGCAACGGAAAATATGGATTTAGAATTATTGGAACCAAATACAAATCTTTCTGTAGGCAGGAATAGTGCACGCAGTGCACAGACTGTTTTATCCGATATTGACGATTCAGAACATTCTCAAATAACTCAACTGAAGggtcaaattattattttaattttatatttaatatcatggATTACTGCAGCAGCAGCTATAACAAAGCCATTAAGTGCATATATTTCGTTTGATGAAACTATATTTGCTACTTTATATTCCCTTTTTTCTAGTTCACTTGGAATTTTCATCCTCTTTTTTTATGGGATTGCACGAAATGATGTTAGGTCACAATGGTTAAAAATGGGTTGCTGGTTtcaaaaacgaaagaatcaATGTTGTCGAACAAGAAGTATCTCTGATGCAAATCCTGTAATAGCAACGCAATCATTAGTACATAATTTGGTACCTCCAATGTCTAATTCTCAGGCTACTCAAGTTACATCTGATTCGAATTCCATTGGTTCATCCAGATACACCAATAGGTCGCAAACTTATAATGCGTTTAAAGTTACAGATATTATAACCAGTCAAGAAGTTTCACCTGTTGGTAGAAAAATGACCAATGTGAACTTAGTTGTATTACATCGACAGCAATACAGATCTGATAATTCTGTAACAACATATATTGAACCAACTTGTGttgaaatgttttataatcCTCATCAAAGTGGAGttgcaagaaaattttttagaaaacaaCGTCGTcacacaaaaaataataatcttgGTCCTCGAAAACAAGGTGATGGCGGTGCTATGAGTGATGCTGGTAGTTGCATTTCTGTACCACGATCTACTACAAAATTAGATAGTAATATAGACCAAACCATCTTAAGTAGCAGTGCAAAAGTAAATAATACGAATATCCATGTTGAGTTAAATCcaataaatgatattaaaaacgTTAATATACTCTCAGATAGCGGTGGTAGTATCTCAGAGGAAAGAAATGTTCCAGTGCGATTTGTTATTGGTCAAGAAGGTCTTTTTGGAAAT ACATGGACATCAAAACTGATGAAGAAAAACATCTGCAAAGTGTTTCACAACAATGTAGTTTAG